One segment of Rhodopirellula baltica SH 1 DNA contains the following:
- a CDS encoding VOC family protein: MSEPAFQSASPYKNDVLALPVTDLDAASDWYSQHFGMTEVERRNSPHPTVILERDGVKIGFAINGGDPSQEGAAIRVADIDGVKSQLESNGIAVANTRVDERDGERFNVFFVVAPDGLCYYFNEPVTS; encoded by the coding sequence ATGTCCGAACCCGCGTTTCAATCTGCTTCGCCGTACAAAAACGACGTCCTCGCGCTGCCTGTCACGGACCTCGATGCCGCATCCGACTGGTACTCGCAGCACTTTGGCATGACCGAAGTGGAACGCCGCAACTCGCCCCACCCAACCGTAATCCTTGAGCGCGATGGCGTGAAAATTGGGTTCGCGATCAACGGTGGCGATCCATCACAGGAGGGGGCCGCGATTCGAGTGGCCGATATCGACGGCGTGAAGTCTCAACTCGAATCCAACGGTATCGCGGTCGCGAATACGCGTGTAGATGAACGTGACGGTGAGCGCTTCAACGTCTTCTTCGTGGTGGCACCAGATGGGCTTTGCTACTACTTCAATGAACCGGTCACGTCCTGA
- a CDS encoding sirohydrochlorin chelatase — protein MERCIPTKEATPISRPISETSDLDQQPASGGHPTHGILLIGHGTRDQRGTDEFFELGDRLANHLAGQSIVQPCLLEFQSPTIDEGWRRLLDAGAERITVSPLLLFAAGHAKSDIPDAVEAVARQTQTLDRIAGYSRPISRQPHMIDLVRERLIESIESVSDGEAGNASIATAVVMVGRGSLDPCASSDMRLLTEVTVRGRLKQSHRSCIADLYAIDADGLRTTFYAMAQPRLPDTLDQIAASGRFGRVIVQPHLLFSGRLYDAIERQTKEVATKFSEIEFVISRYLGPDAKVAAAIAERIDSLQSENVGE, from the coding sequence ATGGAACGTTGTATCCCAACCAAGGAAGCCACTCCGATCTCGCGACCTATCAGTGAAACAAGCGACTTGGATCAGCAACCCGCTTCTGGCGGTCATCCGACCCATGGGATTTTGCTGATCGGACACGGGACTCGTGACCAACGCGGGACCGATGAGTTTTTCGAGTTGGGGGATCGACTGGCAAATCACCTGGCCGGTCAATCGATCGTTCAGCCATGTCTGCTGGAGTTTCAGTCGCCAACGATTGATGAAGGTTGGCGGCGATTGCTCGACGCCGGTGCGGAGCGTATCACTGTTTCGCCTCTCTTGTTGTTTGCCGCGGGGCATGCCAAGTCAGATATTCCTGACGCTGTTGAAGCGGTTGCTCGCCAGACGCAAACGCTCGACCGAATCGCTGGTTACAGCCGTCCGATTTCGCGACAGCCACACATGATCGATTTGGTTCGCGAGCGTTTGATCGAATCAATCGAATCGGTGTCCGATGGCGAAGCAGGCAATGCTTCGATTGCGACGGCGGTGGTGATGGTCGGTCGCGGAAGTTTGGACCCGTGTGCCTCATCGGACATGCGGTTGCTAACCGAAGTCACGGTACGCGGTCGATTGAAACAGTCTCACCGTTCTTGCATCGCGGATCTGTACGCGATCGACGCCGACGGTTTGCGAACGACATTTTATGCGATGGCACAACCGCGACTGCCGGACACGCTGGACCAGATCGCTGCGAGCGGTCGATTCGGTCGAGTCATCGTCCAGCCGCACCTATTATTTTCGGGACGATTGTATGACGCGATCGAGCGTCAAACCAAAGAAGTGGCGACAAAATTCAGTGAGATCGAATTTGTCATTTCGCGGTACTTGGGGCCGGATGCCAAAGTGGCCGCGGCCATCGCCGAACGAATTGATTCCCTGCAATCCGAGAACGTCGGCGAATAG
- a CDS encoding tyrosine-type recombinase/integrase — protein sequence MTVPRDWPTLQAIRFPKSNTLPMVLVPERCWQLIDATVASHLQVIFRAMYSCGLRGVDVRHLRPQDVDADRMMLRVCTTKGHRQREVPLPQATLDAFRAHWATHRNPNWLFPATQRNTPASKADQPISARTIQRGFTKVTESLGWQDSGLTPHTLRHSYATAMLDAGVNLKVLQGYLGHKNLQATEVYLHLTRLGDERARQIVAQIMNGDVAEQGLS from the coding sequence GTGACCGTTCCTCGCGACTGGCCCACTCTGCAAGCAATCCGTTTCCCCAAGTCCAACACGCTCCCAATGGTCTTGGTACCCGAGCGATGCTGGCAACTCATTGACGCCACCGTGGCGTCCCATCTGCAAGTCATCTTTCGAGCCATGTACTCCTGCGGACTCCGTGGCGTCGACGTTCGCCACTTGCGACCCCAAGACGTGGACGCCGATCGAATGATGCTCCGCGTTTGCACCACCAAAGGACACCGGCAACGCGAAGTCCCACTGCCTCAAGCTACCCTCGATGCGTTTCGTGCCCACTGGGCAACCCATCGCAATCCAAACTGGTTGTTTCCGGCGACGCAGAGAAACACTCCGGCGTCGAAGGCTGACCAACCCATCAGTGCCAGGACGATCCAGCGTGGGTTCACGAAAGTCACCGAGTCGCTGGGCTGGCAAGACTCCGGATTGACTCCGCACACACTGAGGCATTCCTACGCCACCGCGATGCTGGACGCCGGAGTCAACCTCAAGGTTCTGCAAGGCTACCTCGGACACAAGAACTTGCAAGCAACCGAGGTTTACCTCCACCTGACACGCCTGGGTGACGAAAGAGCCAGGCAGATCGTCGCTCAGATCATGAACGGGGACGTCGCCGAGCAAGGCCTTTCATGA
- a CDS encoding IS91 family transposase has translation MKGVSMVLKRYGDQYIAKHGTRMTAQQKKVLRAVMACREDSLGTIQYACSGCGEVTHVPRSCCNRHCPACQHQRQQQWLASVQENLLPCQYFLITFTLPAGLREFAMAHPKVLYVAMMSAAAQALQQAATNPRHVGVSETGFTSVLHTWGRDLGYHPHVHVVVPAGGIDAGGVWQSSRASVFVPEQILERLFRGKLKDKLRSESYFDSIPDDVWKGRFVVDSEAVGSGEFAVAYLAPYVMRGAVANRRVTQCDESTSLEEASLTLQVKRSGTRQYKPMQMRVEEFIRRWLQHVLPAGFHRVRHYGFANARSKRSLEEVRWLVAVSLERQYELACSQQIVMAEPVAMQCPNCGGPMINLGYTPATTTLPQPARAPP, from the coding sequence ATGAAAGGCGTTTCAATGGTCTTGAAACGCTATGGCGACCAGTACATCGCGAAGCATGGAACACGAATGACCGCCCAACAGAAGAAGGTCCTCCGCGCCGTGATGGCGTGCCGGGAAGATTCTCTGGGCACGATCCAGTATGCCTGCTCCGGTTGCGGTGAGGTCACTCATGTGCCTCGCTCGTGCTGCAATCGGCACTGCCCAGCGTGCCAGCACCAGCGTCAGCAACAGTGGCTCGCCAGTGTTCAAGAAAACCTGTTGCCGTGCCAGTACTTTCTAATCACGTTCACGTTGCCAGCCGGATTACGCGAGTTTGCGATGGCTCACCCCAAGGTCCTCTACGTCGCCATGATGAGTGCGGCAGCTCAGGCACTTCAGCAAGCAGCGACCAACCCGCGACATGTCGGCGTGAGCGAAACGGGATTCACCAGCGTGCTGCACACGTGGGGACGTGACCTGGGTTACCACCCGCACGTTCACGTCGTGGTGCCCGCCGGCGGCATCGACGCTGGCGGAGTCTGGCAAAGCAGTCGCGCCAGTGTGTTCGTGCCCGAGCAGATTCTGGAGAGGTTGTTTCGCGGAAAGCTGAAAGACAAACTGCGATCCGAATCGTACTTTGATTCGATCCCCGATGATGTCTGGAAGGGACGCTTCGTCGTCGACAGCGAAGCGGTCGGCAGCGGCGAATTCGCGGTCGCGTACTTGGCCCCGTACGTGATGCGAGGTGCGGTGGCCAATCGACGCGTCACGCAGTGCGACGAATCGACTTCGCTCGAAGAAGCCAGCTTGACGCTGCAAGTCAAACGCAGCGGAACGCGTCAATACAAGCCGATGCAGATGCGTGTGGAAGAGTTCATTCGCCGTTGGCTCCAGCACGTGTTGCCGGCTGGCTTTCATCGTGTGCGTCACTACGGATTCGCCAACGCGCGCAGCAAGCGATCCCTCGAGGAGGTTCGCTGGTTGGTCGCTGTCTCACTGGAGCGTCAATACGAACTGGCTTGCAGCCAGCAGATCGTGATGGCGGAACCGGTCGCGATGCAGTGCCCCAACTGCGGCGGCCCGATGATCAACCTGGGCTACACCCCTGCCACGACAACTTTGCCGCAACCAGCCAGAGCGCCGCCATGA
- a CDS encoding tyrosine-type recombinase/integrase has protein sequence MSRLVAPDAPRLYTNGQPWRDARGRGAPRHAVETEFKAEHAVVDLSTQPPKPLVVKCLVRELRIRFYAVSTIKNYRSAWVCFLRWYRGPLDQIDQEDIREYLELLVAGGASASEVSVTLSALRTGLDKFCLLRCTVGLVSPRKSKQLPVVMSKKEVQRMMEAARTLRDKLLLTVLYATGLRVAEVARLQWSDFDFDRQQIRVQLGKGKKDRYVMLADDLLPLMRQLWRHTKGVGYLFPSEGRRVDRHLSPRTIQRAVKQARILSGIGKAVTPHSFRHSFATHLIESGTDIRFIQKLLGHTNLETTSLYTKVARMKATAVASPLDRLRDEPGSSSESSGRQPKPRPSVGRMRLEVDPNPDSNGAYAVTLGVWKDGQLLPLPGMRATMPRQDWVSLQIPLQDIWEPTLRCLPTAQRERLESPEFFSQLQREVAKRILRIRDAEPFQALKT, from the coding sequence ATGTCTCGTCTTGTCGCACCGGATGCACCCCGTCTCTATACCAATGGCCAACCCTGGCGAGACGCCCGTGGCCGAGGCGCCCCGCGACACGCTGTGGAGACGGAATTCAAAGCCGAGCATGCCGTCGTCGACCTCTCGACTCAGCCGCCCAAACCGTTGGTTGTTAAATGTCTCGTCCGTGAGTTGCGGATCCGCTTTTACGCCGTCAGCACCATCAAAAACTATCGCTCCGCTTGGGTCTGCTTCCTTCGCTGGTACCGAGGACCGCTGGACCAGATCGACCAAGAAGACATTCGGGAGTACTTGGAACTGCTGGTCGCTGGCGGCGCATCGGCGTCGGAGGTCAGCGTCACGTTGTCGGCACTGCGAACCGGTCTGGACAAATTCTGTTTGTTGCGTTGCACGGTTGGGCTGGTGTCCCCGCGAAAGTCAAAACAATTGCCTGTCGTGATGTCCAAGAAAGAGGTCCAGCGAATGATGGAGGCCGCTCGCACGTTGCGTGACAAACTGCTTCTCACCGTGCTGTATGCAACCGGTTTGCGAGTCGCGGAGGTCGCCCGTTTGCAGTGGTCGGATTTTGATTTCGATCGCCAACAAATCCGAGTTCAACTTGGCAAAGGCAAAAAGGATCGCTACGTCATGTTGGCCGACGATCTGTTGCCGCTGATGAGGCAGTTGTGGCGGCACACCAAAGGAGTTGGCTACCTGTTTCCTTCCGAAGGCAGGCGTGTCGACCGGCATCTTTCTCCGAGGACGATCCAACGTGCGGTCAAGCAGGCTCGGATTCTGTCGGGAATTGGCAAGGCGGTCACGCCGCACAGTTTCCGCCACAGCTTTGCGACGCATCTGATCGAATCCGGTACCGACATTCGGTTCATTCAAAAGCTGCTCGGGCACACCAATTTGGAAACCACCTCGCTGTACACCAAAGTCGCACGAATGAAAGCGACTGCGGTTGCCAGCCCACTGGATCGGTTGAGGGACGAACCAGGTTCATCGTCGGAGTCTTCCGGTCGGCAACCGAAGCCTCGGCCCTCCGTGGGCCGGATGCGGCTTGAGGTGGATCCGAATCCCGATTCAAACGGCGCGTATGCGGTGACGTTGGGCGTTTGGAAGGATGGTCAATTGCTTCCCCTGCCGGGAATGCGAGCGACGATGCCGCGCCAAGATTGGGTTTCCTTGCAAATCCCACTGCAAGACATCTGGGAACCGACGCTGCGTTGTCTACCCACGGCACAACGAGAGCGATTGGAGTCGCCCGAGTTCTTCTCGCAGTTGCAGCGAGAGGTTGCCAAGCGAATCCTGCGAATCAGAGACGCGGAACCTTTTCAGGCGCTCAAGACCTAG
- a CDS encoding heavy-metal-associated domain-containing protein, with translation MKSIVYVVAALAAVGIMVAISATPDRAPETETAPAASVVATPEIMAEAGTMTLEVPEMHCQFACFPRVQETLEKNDAVSEVALVDQPDPNALTVKKVVVKYDAGFDVSSALAALQEQGFTSAQKVQ, from the coding sequence ATGAAATCGATCGTTTACGTTGTCGCCGCTTTGGCCGCTGTTGGAATCATGGTTGCGATCTCTGCGACACCCGACCGAGCACCTGAAACCGAAACCGCGCCGGCCGCCTCCGTCGTTGCGACTCCGGAGATCATGGCCGAAGCTGGCACGATGACTTTGGAGGTGCCTGAGATGCACTGCCAATTCGCATGCTTCCCTCGTGTTCAAGAAACGTTGGAAAAGAATGACGCGGTCAGCGAGGTCGCTTTGGTCGATCAACCCGATCCCAATGCTTTGACAGTCAAAAAAGTTGTCGTGAAGTACGATGCTGGTTTCGATGTCTCGTCAGCCTTGGCCGCTCTGCAAGAACAAGGGTTCACTTCAGCCCAGAAAGTTCAGTAA